ACAGCGTCCTGACACTTCCTTTCAAAAAATAGtattgttaaaatgtgtttgattcaATGAGGTTATTAAGTAGTTAATCTTTTATGGACCATGTGCTCAGTTCCTGTTTAGGTTGAatcagtgaatgtaaatgttgctccatgtctccatctagtggacagAAAGTAgaagtgcagcagctgatggcagcttcctctgcctctGCTGTCTGACTGCATTCACCTTGTAACATAACcacatatgtttgtttttttctgaataaatacattaaagagtAAATGTATCAAACTGTTTGGTAAAACAGTTTCTGATATGtcattgttaaaattattaatgCTGGTTTTAGGTGTGGTTgaaattagtaaataaaaaggggtgtgtgtgtcagcGTGCAGCGGCGCAACAGGAGAGGAAGACGCACACCGTCAGATCTGTGCAGCGGGAGATTTATCTTGATTAATgcttaaaacaagtaaaaaataattaaaaaaaaaaagacattgaatGGCAATCGGAGTTTGCCCCAGCGCCGCAGATTGTGTAATTAGGAACAAGATCGGTGTTTGCACCCAGGAAACATATCTGGTGGTAGAGGATGCTGCAGAGTCAGAAGAAAGCCGCTTCCAGTGAGATTTGGACttaattttttgggggggtatTTTTGGTGGTTCCACTGATTTTTCGTCATCATTTCTGTGGGGGCTTTTGTCAattctgatttttcatttttgattgaGACTTTGGATTAAATCGGGGAAGCACTTCTAagagtttttgttatttgagtATACAGGACTATTTTGCGGACATTATTATGATTGAAAAAGAACTTAAATTTtaggatatttatttatttttattaggtttttgCTGACAAACTGAGtgatttaaatctaaactaTAATTATTTTAAGGAATTTTTGGTTACTGATCTCATTAACAGAATagctttaattatttcttaGCATTGTggttttttcaaaaaataatttttgctaaAAATCAACACCTTTCGTATTGATTggttggatatttatttttttattaaaataagtgGTGTATCAGATTTTACCTGATTCCTGAGACGGAACCCCCTTGAAGATATTGTGAATGCCgctttaaattgaaattaattttacaacCTGACACTGAtatgaagcagagaagaagagccaatcagaggaggagcagctgatctTTTTCCAGCTCTAATGATGTAAAGGATGATCAGAGTTGATGTGCAGATGAATgatgtgtgtttcctctgcaggtgaaggtagaaagtgtgtgtgagctgatGTGAATTCAGCAGCATGGATCAgtgtgaggacagagaggagggagtCCCTCCCTCTAAAACCACTCTGTGTGGGGAAGATGAGAGCCagagcaaaggtcagaggtgaggTCACCATCTCTAACTGTCCACAGCCCTTTTCACACAGCGTTCACTATATCAGGCCAGAACAGACGTggtgatgaagctgctgctgctcctctttgctgattaagttttaatcatcatgtttctgtcaggatccatcagagactcaaaccagaaccagaaccagaaccagaacccagctgtGTGTCCTTTAAGAGTGACTGGTCAAAGGATAAACTCATTGACTTTAAATCTCCTGGATCTCAAACAACAGAGAGGTGAGATGTTTCTGACTGCTGTAACTGTTCTGTTTACATCTGTCATTGTGGCCAAGTGACGATTCCAAGTTCTTTTGGGTTCTGTTATCTTGGTAACTATAGAATGAATTCcaggttattttcttttcatatgtATTACATCATGGTAACATGTTCCAATAAGTTATGTTTCTTGTTGGAAGATGTTAATAGATGAacttcattttttccattaaGTTCAACTGCATTGGACTTGATGAATCTGAAAGatcttcaataaataaaatatttaatggaataacttaaaagtacaaaacaggTCTGTTTAGGTCTTATACAGTTCTTCTTACCCAGAGCTTCTCCACATCCATCTAGTTAACAGAAGTCTCAAAAACTAGATCTGATGTTTCCCTGACATCAATTTAACCATGATGTGGTGATGTTGCTCCCTACTGGCCGGTTATTGACACCGTAAGTAAAAATGACAGTTGATgaataacaggaaaaaaattttaaccaTTAGATGGAATCAACTGGCTTTTATACTATGAACTCTAACATGTaaagcacagaaaaacatcCTCAATCAAGACAGACAAACTATTAGGTTGATATGATCCatttaactgcattttattCCGTTTTGCATTATGTCAACTTTCCCAGTTGAAACAGACTCGTTCAATTCATCCAATATTGATattaacacacaaacacaaacacaaacgtAGAAGtgaatttcatttatatttatatttggatCATTCTCTAAATTTGACAACAGACAGATTAATGCTGAAAGAGAAAGTTtccataaattaattttatgattCCAGTTTAATCTCTGAGGTACAAACATCATTCAACATGACTGATTGTCAACCATTACACTAAATAATATCTCATCTGGATCTGATTCAGTACCACATGgtttcaaataaatcatctgGTTCTGAATGAAGCTCCATCAGATCCTCCTTGGATGGTCAGAGTGGAAAGGACTCCTGGTTCATCTCCATGTCAGAGCTCAACACTAAGATCACAAAACTGTTCTCAGTTCAtaccaacatttttgtttacgaAACAgatctttttgttctttaaacaaGGCTGGAAATTATTCAGGAGGACAAATGATGAGTAACATGTTGTATTATTGGACCGGTTCTGATGggaataatttaaaacatcaagTTGATGatctgtctggttctgatgtgTCTCAAAGCTCTTTGATTTACAATCAGTCAcattaaaattatattcaaatcaaaacttcagagtttgtaattaattttcGTATATACCAGGACCCATCAGAGATTCAgacaagaagaaaaggaagaatcAGAACCCAATGGTTCTGACTGCTGTAACTCTTCTGTTTATATCTGTCATTGTGGCCAAGTGACGATTCCAAGTCTAATGCTTTGTTTTGATACAAagcattttgcctttttgtttaaAACGTGCTATACAGGTTTCCAGTGATCTACTGGATCCATTTTAAAATCCTCACTATAACATCCAGGAGAGGACTCCACAttgacacacactcacatatcTCAGACCTCCTCCATGTTCACATCACCTCAGATCTTGTCATCAGAACCTCTTGGATGTCCCACACTGTCCTAAAGATCTGTGTGGACAGAGCCTTCACTTCTACTGTCCCCAAGCTCTGGGAGACTGACTCTACCAGCATCAGATCTGCTGACAGTGTGGACTGTTTGAAGTCCAAGTTCAGAACCAACTTTATAAAAAGTTTGTTGTGTTATTCCGGTGTTACTGGTCTTCATCCTTGTAATttatcttcctctttctttatGCTTTGTATTGTGTTCATGTCatgctctgttttaactgacttttattacaaaactcttgataattttatttgtgaatattgctgaataaatatttcctaACTTCCTAAATGTTCCTGGTTCCTCCACAGAGTTGACCAGCAGAGCTCAGAGGTTCCCAGTGATCCGTCTGTCCAGCAGCATCAAACAGAACTGGACTCCATATTTAAGGTTTGTCCATGGACAACAACTACTTTTTCAAGGGATCTGTTCACATTCATCTCCATGCTCCTCTTTGTAGACTAGAGGGCTGTCAGTCTATCCAACATCCATCTGGTGTTTGTCTCCTTGACTTCAGTCTCATGTTTCCTTCATCTATTATTCTAAttcagctgctggaggacaacattgtcacttttgtgaagaatgagctgaaaaacatccagaaggTTCTGAGTTCAGATGATCCACAATGCTCAGAGAGTCAGACAGAAGATGAGGTGTTGCAaagtgaggaagaagagcagaggaggagcagcagagagtcAGTGATGAAGATCACACTGAACTTCCTCAGGAGGATGAGGCAGGAGGAGCTGGCTGACCATCTGCAGAGCAGTAAGAGAAGGTTCTACAAAGATTTGACTTAGTGTAtgaatcaaacatttactgatatctgatgaaattaaattctatttattcAAATCATCTTCAGAATATAATATTGATTTGTtcctaattttaatttgtatgtttatttaGAACATCTTGCTGGAGTTTGTCAACCTCAACTTAAATCTGGTCTGAAGAAAAAGTTCCAGTCTGTGTTTGAGGGGATTGCTAAAGCAGGAAGTCCAACCCTTCTGAACcagatctacacagagctcTACATCACAGAGGGAGGGACTGGAGAGGTCAATGATgaacatgaggtcagacagattgaaacagcatccaggAAACCACACAGACCAGAAACAACAATCAGAcaagaagacatctttaaagtCACACCTGGAAGatatcaaccaatcagaacagtgatgacaaagggagtggctggcattgggaaaacagtcttaacacagaagttcactctggactgggctgaagaCAAAGCCCACCAGAACGTCCagttcatatttccattcactttcagagagctgaatgtgttgaaagagaaaaagttcagtttggtgGAACTTGTTCATCACTTCTTtactgaaaccaaagaaatctgcagctttgaacacttccaggttctgttcatctttgatggttTGGATGAGAGTCGACTTCCTCTGGACTTCCACAACAAGGAGATCCTGACTGATGCTACAGAGTCCACCTCAgtggatgttctgctgacaaacctcatcagggggaaactgcttccctctgctctcctctggataaccacacgacctgcagcagccagtcAGATTCCTCCTCATTGTGTTGGCATGGTAACAGAGGTGAGAGGGTTCAATGACCCACAGAAGGAGGAGTATTTCAGAAAGAGATTCAGAGATGAGGAGCATCCCAGCAGGATCATCTCCCACATAAAGACATCACGAAGCCTCCACATCATGTGCCACATCCCagtcttctgctggatcactgctacaGTTCTGGAGGATGTGTTGGagaccagagagggaggagagctgCCCAGAAccctgactgagatgtacatCCACTTCCTGGTGGTTCAGACCAAAGTGAAGAAGGTCAAGTAtgatggaggagctgaaacagatccacactggagtccagagagcaggaagatgaTTGAGTCTCTGGGAAAACTGGCGTTTAAtcagctgcagaaaggaaacctGATCTTCTATGAATCAGACCTGACAGAGTGTGGCATCGATATCAGAGCAGCCTCAGTGTACTCAGGAGTGTTCACACAGATCTTTAAAGAGGAGAGAGGTCTGTACCAGGACAAGGTGTTCTGCTTCGTCCATCTGAGtgttcaggagtttctggctgctcttCATGTTCATCTCACCTTCATTAACTGTGGGGTAAACCTGATGAAAGATGATACACcatcatttttttctacattttttaacagatcaaatataatttctctCCATCAAAGAGCTGTTGACCAGGCCTTACAGAGTCCAAATGGACACCTGGACTTGTTCCTCCGCTTCCTCCTGGGACTTTCACTGCAGACCAATCAGAGACTCCTACAAGGTCTGCtgacacagacaggaagtagctcACAGACCAATCAGGAAACAGTTCAATACATCAAGAAGAAGATCAGTGAGaatgtgtctgcagagaaaagcatcaatctgttccactgtctgaatgaactgaatgatCGTTCTCTAGTGGAGGAGATCCAACAGTCTCTGAGTTCAGGAAGTCTCTCCACAGATAAACTGTCTCCTGCTCAGTGGTCAGCTCTGGGTTTCATCTTAGTGTCATCAGGAAAAGATCTGGATGTGTTTGACCTGAAGAAATACTCTGCTTCAGAGGAGGTTCTTCTGAGGCTGCTGCCAGTGGTTAAAGCCTCCAACAAAGCTCTGTAAGGACACAGATtgttactgcatttatttttgataaaaatctgttaatGATGAGATAAATATTGAGTCATGCTTTATCAGCTTGTTTACTCGTGCATTGACTCCTCAATGTTGGCTGCTAGCAGATAATGAGTAAAAGAGAGACCGGCTCTCAAAGGTCACTATTCATAATGTTACATGTtccagcagcagaaatatttttttctgttgacacTGGATTGATTCACTATAGAAAGTTCACTATAGAAATTGTTTCTCTTGCCAGCCTCCTTGCTGCCTGCTGtatttcagtcatttaataCTGGAGACCCAGCTatagaataaattaattcacaatACATGAATCATAAAGATGTGGAAAATatgatatttttctatttttcaaaaagaatatCGCTGACtgggaaaaaaagcatacattttgaagaattatttaatatttttctctctgtctcctcagactgagtgactgtaacctctcagagagaagctgtgaagctctgtcctcagttctcagctcccagtcctccagtctcagagaactggacctgagtaacaacaacctgcaggattcaggagtgaagcttctctctgctggactgaagagtccaaactgcaaccTGGAAACTCTCAGGTAAAATGTTCTCAATCCTGGTGAAACCAGATTTCTGTCCAGTACATTCTATCAGTTgtgatgcaaatgttttttcaatAGCAGAGTAAAATAGTAATAGATGTCTTACTGTGAGATGGGAAACCATGTTAAGTCTGGACACACAACATGCAGCCTGAATGAAAAAGGAAGAGAGATAATCTGGTCTGGACTTTGTATTTTGTGAGTTCTGTGTGATGACATAAGAATCGTAACATATTGGTGGCCCATCCTAttccaacaaaatgtttaaaaacatatttgaaggcCCGTTCAAGAactctttaattttaatacagaGTTAAATTTCCCTATATTTAATGTTTGGCTAGTgcttgtttttggattgttttaggAGTGTATTTGTTTCGATTTTTCtcacattagttttgttgtaattttttctcaaacaaaaatgacattttttacaaTCCTTTTTTTGAGCAATTTATTCTTGttcaaaaaatagttttattttcagtttctgctcagttttccatctctgtatccaacagttaaaaaatggaaagatgAAATTCCTGATTTGCTCTGCTTTAATTCAAGCTGCTATTTTCCCTCAAACCGGTGAAACTACATTTCTATTGTTTACCTGCTTTCAAAGatgatgtaataattatttgttataaTAATAGATGTCTGACTGTGACATGGTTAACATGCTAAATCTCAACACATAATAATgactaatttttatttactccaGACTGAAAGAACCAAAAAGAGAGTTATTAATAAAAGTGGAGGTCAGGCTTCGACTGATAGTGTAACTCTACATATTTGACAGATTGCTGCATCCTAGTTGAACAAAGGATCATTATTGCAGATCTTTCCAACCAGCAGTTGTCAGACTTTCTCAACCATCATGtgggaaatgttgattttcattacttacaaaaggaaatacagttttattaatatttcatattattaaCAGGTTAAGCACCagtttcttgtgtgttttcctctcatgaaaatgatcagttcagactttggtttctacctcaatgttctcattttctcatcatgtgatgaattgtgtgtctgcagcttatcaggctgtttggtctcagaggaaggctgtgcttctctggcctcagctctgacctccaacccctcccatctgaaagagttggacctgagctacaatcatccaggagactcaggagtgaagctgctgtgggctggactgaaggatccaCACTGGAGACTGGAAGCTCTCAGGTATGGaggaacctgctgcaggagcagagaaggtctgatagaggaggaagagggagaaatgtctttAGTCAGTCTGCTGGGAAATATTTAGtatgaagataaatatttagtctgataATTTAATATCTAGTTTACAACCATggcatttataaattaatggaaaacattttgaaccCCCTTTTGTCTCTTATGACAGTTTAATAACTTTAATTATCTCTGGTATTATCTCTGGTAATTTTGGTTGTAACTTTTCAAATTGCCGCCCATTTAAACTGTAGTAATTTTTCACCTGGTTCTGTATGAACCTGGGAAACCGACCCATCTACTGGAACCACAATGACATGGTAGTCAGAGCAGCAGGGGGCCAAATATAGCTCCATGTGGAACCAAGAGGTTGGAGAgagaaaatcagtttgaaactgtttcctatcagagttcagtttgtcTCTCTGTCTTCACAAACCAGGAGCATCATGGGCTGGGCGGGGCTTCCACTGATGGATCTACTGAGAAAATACAagaagctgattggctgatggaCAGGAAGTTAAAAATATGCGGATGAATTAAATCATAAAGCAGATATTATTGAAGAcacattacaaaatgtttcagtgagaGGAAGATGAGCAACATCTAGAAAAGATTATCTATGTTCAGAGACACAAGTAGAGGAACTGATCTAGAATATGTAGCaatagagaaaataataaatgagatGCAATAAACTACAGATGATAACTATGAAAGTTGGATTAGAATCAGTTAATCCATATTAAAGGTCTAGATAATCCCAATGCAGAATACAAtgggatgaaaacagaaaacatgtaagtgaacaaacagcagaagaatATTTAGAGGGTAAGAACTGATGATGTTTGGATGGTTTAAGAGAGACAAGAACAGATGTTGATCCAGGAAATGGATCAGTCCTTGATTTAACACGAGTGTCCAGGAAGATTTCAGCTGATTGTGAAATGAGATTATTAGACGCCTCATCTGGAGGCAGAGATCATTACCCAGTTTTCTGGAATATTCTCCTGACTaagaaggaaaattaaagaGTGGAGGATCTTTAATGGAGATAAATAGGAACTCAGaatatattaatgaaaatattcagattcaTCTTCAAACTGTCACATCACTCATCAGAGAGTCAGAGGAGTTCAGCAGTTAGATTTCCATGATGATCTATGGAGGATagaaagaactttaaaacaatgttgGATGGAGCTCCTGACCAATCAGCCCCAAGAAGcaaagatgagaagaaaaggaTCTTCATAATGGTCAGATGGATGTTTAAAAGTTCTCAGAtagagaaataaataactttggaTTTTAGAGCAAAACTCACAAACtttagttaaattaatttacacATGAAGCaacatctagaaaaaaaacattcataaggaagaaatagaaatttaataatttagtagttttatctatttgttattttgatctCCACCAGGAGGCGACATCtggaaaataatcaaacatatAAATGGAATCAGGAAAGAAAGTAAATCTCTTGTTTTCCAGAAGGAGGGAAGAAATCCAGTGAATGATGAGGAAAAAGTAGAAATGAGAGCAGAAACTTGTTCAGATCCAAAGTTCTGATAAATTTActgagaaagataaaaaagacaagatcagctgatccagaacTTCTGCAGTGGAGGGAGGATTAATTTTACAAGCCAttactgcagctgctggattcaggaagctgcttcttcttcttggtctcattgtaaatgtgtgcagcgccacctggtggtgTTGGTTGGTAGAGGAAGTGCTGAAAGGTTGGAGGTGTTTGTCAGAGGTGTGTGATGATGGAAGCCTCTCCCTGGTTTGTGAGTCTGAGCTCAGAGATCAAATCTTTGATTCTTGTTGAACTCTTTGTTGAATGTGATGCAGCTTctcctttttaatgtttgtatttctggaTATTCCAGTGAGGCCACAGCAGGTTTTCAGCAGCAGGGCTGTTTAGTGTTTCATTCCTTCAtctgtgtgtgggagtgtggaTGGAACAGGTATCCAGGTGTTGTGTCAGAGTTTAGattgattgtattttaatgcTGATTATTAAATCAGGTTGAGcttccagaaatgtttccttagTTTCCTGATGTCCTTTTAGGCTTCAGTGAGTTTCTTCAGGTTGTTACTGAGGGAtttcctttctcctctctgttggagcttttcctgtgtttggagaaatgagttgtgctgcagcagcaccaaCTGTCCTTCCTACATCCACTGCAGTTTGCAATCCAAATGTTGGACTGTTCCTGTCTCAGTGGAGGACAATGTGTGTCTGAGAGACATGTAATGTccatgtttgctgctgaaagagACTGATGGTCTGACCCCCCTCCTCCTTTCAGGGTGGAGCCTGCTGGAGTCCAATTCCTGACACCAGGTCTGAGGAAGTGTAAgtgtgtttttcatctgattcaTGACAACAAAGCAGCTCACATTCAACCATCTTCAAACTGTCACATCACTCATTCAGGAGTCATCATCAAAGTgtcaataaatgatcaataactgcAGCTGGATTGTGTTTGTTCTCTCCATCAGATTCCTGTCAACTCACCATCGACACAAACACAGTgaacagaaaactcaaactgtctgaagacaacaggaaggtgaCATTTGTGAAGGAGCTTCAGTCATATCCtgatcatccagacagatttgatAACTGGAATCAGCTGCTGTGTAGAACTGGTCTGACTGGTCGCTGTTACTGGGAGGTCGAGTGGAGAGGATATGTTTATATATCAGTGAGTTACAGAAGAATCAGGAGGAAAGGAGGAAGTAGAGACTGTTGGCTTGGATGTAATGATCATTCCTGGAGTCTGTTCTGTTCTGATGATGGTTATTCTGTCTGGCATAATGACAAACAaactcctctctcctcctcctctgtctctaaCAGAGTATCAGTGTATGTGGACTGTCCTGCTGGcattctgtccttctacagagTTTCCTCTGACTCACTGATCCTCCTCCACACCTTCAACACCAAATTCACTGAACCTCTGATTCCTGGattttggttctggtccagttcagtt
The sequence above is a segment of the Gambusia affinis linkage group LG17, SWU_Gaff_1.0, whole genome shotgun sequence genome. Coding sequences within it:
- the LOC122847054 gene encoding NLR family CARD domain-containing protein 3-like, which codes for MDQCEDREEGVPPSKTTLCGEDESQSKGQRIHQRLKPEPEPEPEPSCVSFKSDWSKDKLIDFKSPGSQTTERVDQQSSEVPSDPSVQQHQTELDSIFKLLEDNIVTFVKNELKNIQKVLSSDDPQCSESQTEDEVLQSEEEEQRRSSRESVMKITLNFLRRMRQEELADHLQSKHLAGVCQPQLKSGLKKKFQSVFEGIAKAGSPTLLNQIYTELYITEGGTGEVNDEHEVRQIETASRKPHRPETTIRQEDIFKVTPGRYQPIRTVMTKGVAGIGKTVLTQKFTLDWAEDKAHQNVQFIFPFTFRELNVLKEKKFSLVELVHHFFTETKEICSFEHFQVLFIFDGLDESRLPLDFHNKEILTDATESTSVDVLLTNLIRGKLLPSALLWITTRPAAASQIPPHCVGMVTEVRGFNDPQKEEYFRKRFRDEEHPSRIISHIKTSRSLHIMCHIPVFCWITATVLEDVLETREGGELPRTLTEMYIHFLVVQTKVKKVKYDGGAETDPHWSPESRKMIESLGKLAFNQLQKGNLIFYESDLTECGIDIRAASVYSGVFTQIFKEERGLYQDKVFCFVHLSVQEFLAALHVHLTFINCGVNLMKDDTPSFFSTFFNRSNIISLHQRAVDQALQSPNGHLDLFLRFLLGLSLQTNQRLLQGLLTQTGSSSQTNQETVQYIKKKISENVSAEKSINLFHCLNELNDRSLVEEIQQSLSSGSLSTDKLSPAQWSALGFILVSSGKDLDVFDLKKYSASEEVLLRLLPVVKASNKALLSDCNLSERSCEALSSVLSSQSSSLRELDLSNNNLQDSGVKLLSAGLKSPNCNLETLSLSGCLVSEEGCASLASALTSNPSHLKELDLSYNHPGDSGVKLLWAGLKDPHWRLEALRVEPAGVQFLTPGLRKYSCQLTIDTNTVNRKLKLSEDNRKVTFVKELQSYPDHPDRFDNWNQLLCRTGLTGRCYWEVEWRGYVYISVSYRRIRRKGGSRDCWLGCNDHSWSLFCSDDGYSVWHNDKQTPLSSSSVSNRVSVYVDCPAGILSFYRVSSDSLILLHTFNTKFTEPLIPGFWFWSSSVSSVFLC